A genomic window from Populus nigra chromosome 7, ddPopNigr1.1, whole genome shotgun sequence includes:
- the LOC133698152 gene encoding transcription factor BIM2-like isoform X2 gives MVKSAKSQLDEEDEPEDYDSSSYKGEVVKPESKSSEPKANANRSKHSETEQRRRSKINERFQALRNLIPQNDQKRDKASFLLEVIEYIQFLQEKLQMYEGSYEGWSQEPAKLLPWIDRASAESLLDHTQVMKNGSAHENSVMLANVHNSIESDMGAAAMYKTLDHPHGPTNPAIPFDVQTPSNVFAAVGRGGLPAQSLQESVSDVENMAYQLQSQLLHGRPCATECSTPNNTLNGQEDLGSDSLSVNISNAYSQQILNTLTQALQSSGVDLAQTSIGVQIDVGKRENSTTAVAPSSKDQVNQYLSNQLLVQDGVGSSAENSEQAHKRPRREKC, from the exons ATGGTGAAATCAGCGAAGTCTCAGCTCGACGAAGAAGATGAACCTGAAGACTACGACTCGTCGTCCTACAAAG ggGAAGTAGTGAAACCAGAGAGTAAAAGCAGCGAGCCGAAGGCGAATGCGAACCGTTCCAAGCATTCTGAGACAGAGCAGCGTAGAAGGAGCAAGATTAACGAGAG GTTCCAGGCTTTGAGAAATCTTATTCCTCAAAATGATCAGAAAAGAGATAAGGCTTCGTTCTTGTTAGAG gTTATAGAGTACATTCAGTTTTTACAAGAAAAGTTACAAATGTATGAGGGATCATATGAAGGTTGGAGTCAGGAGCCAGCTAAATTATTGCCATGG ATTGATCGTGCTTCTGCCGAAAGCCTACTTGATCATACACAAGTTATGAAAAATGGTTCTGCTCATGAGAATAGTGTCATGCTTGCAAATGTACATAACTCAATAGAATCTGACATGGGCGCTGCTGCAATGTACAAAACATTGGATCATCCCCATGGGCCCACCAACCCAGCAATTCCATTTGATGTGCAGACACCATCGAATGTATTTGCTGCTGTTGGGAGGGGTGGTTTGCCTGCACAGTCTTTGCAGGAATCTGTTTCTGACGTTGAGAACATGGCTTACCAGCTTCAATCCCAGCTGTTGCACGGTAGACCATGCGCTACTGAGTGTTCTACTCCAAACAATACACTGAATGGACAGGAGGACTTGGGGAGTGACAGTCTATCAGTTAATATCTCAAATGCCTATTCTCAACA GATATTGAATACTCTGACCCAAGCACTACAATCCTCTGGTGTGGATCTAGCACAGACAAGCATCGGAGTGCAAATTGATGTTGGCAAACGAGAAAATAGTACAACTGCTGTGGCACCCAGTTCAAAG gatcAGGTAAACCAGTATCTAAGCAATCAACTACTCGTGCAAGATGGAGTTGGGAGCAGTGCAGAAAACTCAGAACAAGCTCATAAGaggccaagaagagaaaaatgctaG
- the LOC133698152 gene encoding transcription factor BIM2-like isoform X1 produces MVKSAKSQLDEEDEPEDYDSSSYKGEVVKPESKSSEPKANANRSKHSETEQRRRSKINERFQALRNLIPQNDQKRDKASFLLEVIEYIQFLQEKLQMYEGSYEGWSQEPAKLLPWKIDRASAESLLDHTQVMKNGSAHENSVMLANVHNSIESDMGAAAMYKTLDHPHGPTNPAIPFDVQTPSNVFAAVGRGGLPAQSLQESVSDVENMAYQLQSQLLHGRPCATECSTPNNTLNGQEDLGSDSLSVNISNAYSQQILNTLTQALQSSGVDLAQTSIGVQIDVGKRENSTTAVAPSSKDQVNQYLSNQLLVQDGVGSSAENSEQAHKRPRREKC; encoded by the exons ATGGTGAAATCAGCGAAGTCTCAGCTCGACGAAGAAGATGAACCTGAAGACTACGACTCGTCGTCCTACAAAG ggGAAGTAGTGAAACCAGAGAGTAAAAGCAGCGAGCCGAAGGCGAATGCGAACCGTTCCAAGCATTCTGAGACAGAGCAGCGTAGAAGGAGCAAGATTAACGAGAG GTTCCAGGCTTTGAGAAATCTTATTCCTCAAAATGATCAGAAAAGAGATAAGGCTTCGTTCTTGTTAGAG gTTATAGAGTACATTCAGTTTTTACAAGAAAAGTTACAAATGTATGAGGGATCATATGAAGGTTGGAGTCAGGAGCCAGCTAAATTATTGCCATGG AAGATTGATCGTGCTTCTGCCGAAAGCCTACTTGATCATACACAAGTTATGAAAAATGGTTCTGCTCATGAGAATAGTGTCATGCTTGCAAATGTACATAACTCAATAGAATCTGACATGGGCGCTGCTGCAATGTACAAAACATTGGATCATCCCCATGGGCCCACCAACCCAGCAATTCCATTTGATGTGCAGACACCATCGAATGTATTTGCTGCTGTTGGGAGGGGTGGTTTGCCTGCACAGTCTTTGCAGGAATCTGTTTCTGACGTTGAGAACATGGCTTACCAGCTTCAATCCCAGCTGTTGCACGGTAGACCATGCGCTACTGAGTGTTCTACTCCAAACAATACACTGAATGGACAGGAGGACTTGGGGAGTGACAGTCTATCAGTTAATATCTCAAATGCCTATTCTCAACA GATATTGAATACTCTGACCCAAGCACTACAATCCTCTGGTGTGGATCTAGCACAGACAAGCATCGGAGTGCAAATTGATGTTGGCAAACGAGAAAATAGTACAACTGCTGTGGCACCCAGTTCAAAG gatcAGGTAAACCAGTATCTAAGCAATCAACTACTCGTGCAAGATGGAGTTGGGAGCAGTGCAGAAAACTCAGAACAAGCTCATAAGaggccaagaagagaaaaatgctaG
- the LOC133698152 gene encoding transcription factor BIM2-like isoform X3 produces the protein MVKSAKSQLDEEDEPEDYDSSSYKGEVVKPESKSSEPKANANRSKHSETEQRRRSKINERFQALRNLIPQNDQKRDKASFLLEVIEYIQFLQEKLQMYEGSYEGWSQEPAKLLPWKIDRASAESLLDHTQVMKNGSAHENSVMLANVHNSIESDMGAAAMYKTLDHPHGPTNPAIPFDVQTPSNVFAAVGRGGLPAQSLQESVSDVENMAYQLQSQLLHGRPCATECSTPNNTLNGQEDLGSDSLSVNISNAYSQQILNTLTQALQSSGVDLAQTSIGVQIDVGKRENSTTAVAPSSKVNQYLSNQLLVQDGVGSSAENSEQAHKRPRREKC, from the exons ATGGTGAAATCAGCGAAGTCTCAGCTCGACGAAGAAGATGAACCTGAAGACTACGACTCGTCGTCCTACAAAG ggGAAGTAGTGAAACCAGAGAGTAAAAGCAGCGAGCCGAAGGCGAATGCGAACCGTTCCAAGCATTCTGAGACAGAGCAGCGTAGAAGGAGCAAGATTAACGAGAG GTTCCAGGCTTTGAGAAATCTTATTCCTCAAAATGATCAGAAAAGAGATAAGGCTTCGTTCTTGTTAGAG gTTATAGAGTACATTCAGTTTTTACAAGAAAAGTTACAAATGTATGAGGGATCATATGAAGGTTGGAGTCAGGAGCCAGCTAAATTATTGCCATGG AAGATTGATCGTGCTTCTGCCGAAAGCCTACTTGATCATACACAAGTTATGAAAAATGGTTCTGCTCATGAGAATAGTGTCATGCTTGCAAATGTACATAACTCAATAGAATCTGACATGGGCGCTGCTGCAATGTACAAAACATTGGATCATCCCCATGGGCCCACCAACCCAGCAATTCCATTTGATGTGCAGACACCATCGAATGTATTTGCTGCTGTTGGGAGGGGTGGTTTGCCTGCACAGTCTTTGCAGGAATCTGTTTCTGACGTTGAGAACATGGCTTACCAGCTTCAATCCCAGCTGTTGCACGGTAGACCATGCGCTACTGAGTGTTCTACTCCAAACAATACACTGAATGGACAGGAGGACTTGGGGAGTGACAGTCTATCAGTTAATATCTCAAATGCCTATTCTCAACA GATATTGAATACTCTGACCCAAGCACTACAATCCTCTGGTGTGGATCTAGCACAGACAAGCATCGGAGTGCAAATTGATGTTGGCAAACGAGAAAATAGTACAACTGCTGTGGCACCCAGTTCAAAG GTAAACCAGTATCTAAGCAATCAACTACTCGTGCAAGATGGAGTTGGGAGCAGTGCAGAAAACTCAGAACAAGCTCATAAGaggccaagaagagaaaaatgctaG
- the LOC133698152 gene encoding transcription factor BIM3-like isoform X4 — protein MVKSAKSQLDEEDEPEDYDSSSYKGEVVKPESKSSEPKANANRSKHSETEQRRRSKINERFQALRNLIPQNDQKRDKASFLLEVIEYIQFLQEKLQMYEGSYEGWSQEPAKLLPWKIDRASAESLLDHTQVMKNGSAHENSVMLANVHNSIESDMGAAAMYKTLDHPHGPTNPAIPFDVQTPSNVFAAVGRGGLPAQSLQESVSDVENMAYQLQSQLLHGRPCATECSTPNNTLNGQEDLGSDSLSDIEYSDPSTTILWCGSSTDKHRSAN, from the exons ATGGTGAAATCAGCGAAGTCTCAGCTCGACGAAGAAGATGAACCTGAAGACTACGACTCGTCGTCCTACAAAG ggGAAGTAGTGAAACCAGAGAGTAAAAGCAGCGAGCCGAAGGCGAATGCGAACCGTTCCAAGCATTCTGAGACAGAGCAGCGTAGAAGGAGCAAGATTAACGAGAG GTTCCAGGCTTTGAGAAATCTTATTCCTCAAAATGATCAGAAAAGAGATAAGGCTTCGTTCTTGTTAGAG gTTATAGAGTACATTCAGTTTTTACAAGAAAAGTTACAAATGTATGAGGGATCATATGAAGGTTGGAGTCAGGAGCCAGCTAAATTATTGCCATGG AAGATTGATCGTGCTTCTGCCGAAAGCCTACTTGATCATACACAAGTTATGAAAAATGGTTCTGCTCATGAGAATAGTGTCATGCTTGCAAATGTACATAACTCAATAGAATCTGACATGGGCGCTGCTGCAATGTACAAAACATTGGATCATCCCCATGGGCCCACCAACCCAGCAATTCCATTTGATGTGCAGACACCATCGAATGTATTTGCTGCTGTTGGGAGGGGTGGTTTGCCTGCACAGTCTTTGCAGGAATCTGTTTCTGACGTTGAGAACATGGCTTACCAGCTTCAATCCCAGCTGTTGCACGGTAGACCATGCGCTACTGAGTGTTCTACTCCAAACAATACACTGAATGGACAGGAGGACTTGGGGAGTGACAGTCTATCA GATATTGAATACTCTGACCCAAGCACTACAATCCTCTGGTGTGGATCTAGCACAGACAAGCATCGGAGTGCAAATTGA